The Podospora pseudopauciseta strain CBS 411.78 chromosome 2 map unlocalized CBS411.78m_2, whole genome shotgun sequence genome has a window encoding:
- a CDS encoding uncharacterized protein (EggNog:ENOG503P55P; COG:E) — protein MRIPWAIFFSFFGMRRPGQQDDSGEPVLDLDQIGLPGVAEHDISLTRRDVAQGDHLKAQPDLVEGLLASSPDGGKTMTEEEFAFLRKRRMDAQKQDNPGLLYGPLQHRISCAEIALVLCVFGDDTKVPWEYVRALFAERLPIKEGWKPRRWWRSLGLMELSRTSNRVAQLIGVKVE, from the exons ATGCGGATTCCGTGggcaatcttcttctcctttttcgGCATGCGCAGACCCGGACAGCAG GACGACAGCGGCGAACCGGTGCTCGATTTGGATCAGATTGGGCTCCCTGGGGTTGCAGAGCACGACATATCCCTTACACGTCGCGACGTTGCCCAAGGCGATCATCTGAAGGCACAGCCGGATTTGGTCGAGGGGCTACTGGCATCCTCCCCAGATGGCGGGAAAACAATgacagaggaggagttcGCCTTTCTGCGTAAGCGTCGGATGGATGCGCAGAAGCAAGACAACCCAGGGCTCTTGTACGGACCGTTGCAGCATCGCATTAGCTGTGCTGAGATTGCGCTTGTGCTCTGTGTTTTTGGAGACGACACCAAAGTTCCGTGGGAATATGTGCGTGCTTTGTTTGCCGAGAGATTGCCAATCAAGGAAGGATGGAAGCCACGCCGCTGGTGGCGCTCGCTAGGTTTGATGGAGTTGTCGAGGACCTCAAACAGGGTTGCGCAGCTTATCGGCGTGAAAGTTGAATAA
- a CDS encoding uncharacterized protein (COG:S; EggNog:ENOG503NVID) → MSHPRRTPAGTPRAQSIGFEKRTRSECGFDDVESSLAPFGVSASQTHQRNLTKILSYLGSRNPFPAQIGKDDIVWLLDNVAFRAQNGNWHAEFVAAAFDHQASPKLVDLVGDIASRVGLSKGDKEEATIEKRIAPFVMEVLPGRQVNLKFDNATDIRLGPGGRNGISSDVRKVTDGQEGAVTVSKAVVPQGVTGMLEMKTVYAEPEGWAVISDVDDTIKVTQTSSPVGILRSTFVSQPTPIQGMPELYAYIQTMVTSSAPWFYLSASPYNLYPFLRKFRDDYFPHGQLILRDSNLMTISGLLSNLTLGTEKYKVDRIEKIHRWLPRRKMILIGDSTQSDPEAYGDACRMFPGWIKLILIRKVEDIAAVGIHEKNEPQRFEKAFEDLPRELWHVFEDPAECQELIHKTVTAGL, encoded by the exons ATGTCACACCCACGGCGAACTCCTGCTGGCACTCCACGGGCCCAGTCTATTGGCTTTGAGAAGCGGACGCGGAGCGAATGTGgttttgatgatgtcgagtcGTCGCTGGCCCCATTTGGCGTTTCGGCGtcccaaacccaccagcGCAATCTCACCAAAATCCTCTCTTACCTTGGCTCTCGAAACCCGTTCCCTGCCCAGATAGGCAAGGACGATATTGTGTGGCTGCTGGACAATGTTGCCTTTCGAGCCCAGAACGGGAACTGGCATGCCGAGTTTGTCGCCGCCGCTTTTGACCACCAGGCCTCGCCCAAGTTGGTCGATCTCGTGGGCGACATCGCGTCCAGGGTTGGCTTGTCCAAAGGAGACAAAGAGGAAGCCACCATCGAGAAACGTATTGCCCCCTTCGTCATGGAGGTTTTGCCCGGGAGACAAGTAAACCTCAAGTTCGACAACGCTACCGATATTCGTCTAGGGCCAGGCGGGAGGAATGGCATCAGCAGCGACGTTAGGAAGGTCACagatggccaagaaggggCTGTCACCGTGTCCAAGGCTGTCGTCCCTCAGGGTGTCACCGGAATGCTTGAAATGAAGACTGTTTACGCGGAACCTGAGGGATGGGCCGTCATCTCAG ATGTCGATGACACCATCAAGGTCACCCAGACGAGCAGCCCAGTGGGCATTCTACGCTCGACATTTGTT TCCCAACCCACACCAATTCAAGGCATGCCCGAGCTTTATGCCTACATCCAGACCATGGTGACAAGCTCAGCACCGTGGTTCTACCTTTCTGCTTCTCCCTACAACCTGTATCCCTTCCTTCGAAAGTTCAGGGATGATTACTTTCCGCACGGACAACTTATCCTGAGGGATTCCAATCTTATGACTATCTCGGGGCTGCTGTCCAATCTTACCCTTGGTACTGAGAAATACAAGGTTGATCGAATTGAAAAAATCCATCGGTGGCTCCCACGAAGGAAGATGATTCTCATCGGAGACTCGACGCAAAGCGACCCAGAGGCCTATGGAGACGCATGTAGGATGTTTCCAGGTTGGATAAAACTGATCCTTATTCGCAAGGTTGAAGATATTGCGGCTGTCGGGATTCACGAGAAGAATGAGCCACAGAGGTTTGAAAAAGCCTTTGAGGACCTTCCCAG AGAGCTATGGCATGTGTTTGAGGATCCTGCCGAGTGCCAGGAGTTGATACATAAGACGGTAACTGCTGGATTGTGA
- a CDS encoding uncharacterized protein (EggNog:ENOG503P34Q; COG:O): protein MASETPAKRQKSSKDVPYRLIYWPGLPGRGEHIRLALEEAGAEYVDTAHLEDGINDVLAYNSGEQPKDETNIPLFAPPFLQHGDLVISQTPNILLYLGPRLGLVTDLENDPDGLYRINSLVLTALDGLSNEPHDCHHPIATGLYYEDQKEESKRKAEDYVKNRLPKFLGYFQRVLESKASGDGPWLYGGKLTYADLVLFQCLDGLMFMFPKATTKLEREGKHGKVFALHKAVAERPRIESYLESSRRQKYSNGVYRYYEELDFEG from the exons ATGGCATCTGAAACCCCAGCCAAGCGACAAAAGTCTTCCAAGGATGTGCCATACCGTCTCATCTACTGGCCTGGGCTTCCCGGCCGCGGAGAACATATCCGTCTAGCATTGGAAGAAGCCGGTGCTGAGTACGTCGACACGGCCCACCTCGAGGATGGCATAAACGATGTTCTTGCATACAACAGTGGTGAGCAACCCAAGGACGAAACCAACATCCCGCTCTTTGCACCACCGTTTCTGCAGCACGGAGACCTCGTCATCAGCCAGACACCCAATATTCTCTTGTATTTGGGGCCTCGTTTGGGGCTGGTGACCGACCTGGAAAATGATCCTGATGGGCTGTACAGGATCAACAGCCTTGTCCTCACAGCTCTTGATGGCTTGAGCAACGAGCCTCATGACTGCCACCACCCAATTGCCACAGGTCTGTACTATGAGGACCAAAAGGAGGAGAGCAAGAGAAAGGCCGAGGACTACGTCAAAAACAGGCTCCCCAAGTTCTTGGGGTATTTTCAACGTGTGTTGGAGTCAAAGGCCAGCGGCGACGGTCCGTGGCTCTATGGTGGAAAGTTGACATACGCAGACTTGGTCCTGTTCCAG TGCTTGGACGGTTTGATGTTCATGTTTCCCAAGGCAACGACCAAGTTGGAGCGTGAGGGCAAACATGGGAAGGTTTTTGCGCTTCACAAAGCTGTCGCGGAGCGTCCAAGGATCGAAAGCTATTTGGAGAGCTCACGGCGACAGAAGTATTCCAACGGCGTCTATAGATACTACGAGGAGTTGGATTTTGAAGGCTGA
- a CDS encoding uncharacterized protein (COG:S; EggNog:ENOG503P2N1): MLTVPPVRLRSSWFTAAARLHCITLRPADHSSRQIHAPPLNTVRPVSGSTRNTMPPFPKPNEEPPAHRMVYFPDMTTALPSESGEFRRVLWTGLYSQVVLMTVPVGGDIGEEACITSQFTRWIRSSPSLQAEVLHRLEERSGVSKPGTWSSCLRGPSTSFSILVLTRSFCTPSTRLRSTRPPLCTRPRKKETRPRRRDGTSLLSGASGASRRMRRIVQWADDVQVLHESAGGFVRGTVCQTG, translated from the exons ATGCTCACTGTGCCGCCTGTACGTCTAAGATCCTCTTGGTTCACAGCAGCTGCCCGCCTTCATTGTATCACGCTCCGCCCGGCCGACCATTCATCCCGTCAAATACACGCACCCCCCCTGAATACAGTTCGTCCCGTATCGGGTTCGACAAGAAACACAATGCCGCCGTTTCCAAAGCCCAACGAAGAGCCACCTGCGCACAGGATGGTGTACTTTCCTGACATGACGACGGCGTTGCCGTCCGAATCAGGAGAGTTTCGTCGTGTGCTTTGGACAGGACTGTACTCGCAGGTTGTCCTCATGACGGTGCCGGTAGGAGGTGACATAGGGGAAGAGGCATGTATTACCTCACA ATTCACACGGTGGATCAGATCCTCACCTTCACTTCAGGCAGAGGTCTTGCacaggttggaggagaggagcgGGGTATCAAAGCCGGGGACATGGTCGTCGTGCCTGCGGGGACCAAGCACCAGTTTCTCAATACTGGTCCTAACCCGCTCATTTTGTACACCGTCTACTCGCCTGCGGAGCACAAGGCCACCACTGTGCACAAGAccaaggaagaaggagacaaggccgaggaggagggacgGGACGAGCCTCCTGTCTGGAGCCAGCGGAGCAAGCAGGAGAATGAGGAGGATCGTCCAGTGGGCTGATGATGTGCAGGTGTTGCATGAAAGTGCTGGTGGTTTCGTTAGGGGCACTGTATGTCAAACTGGATAA
- a CDS encoding uncharacterized protein (EggNog:ENOG503NVMX; CAZy:GH31; COG:G), producing the protein MIGPRLLGLGLLAGLSSAAIAPKAVAVAVAVERPLSECPGYKASHVKTTSSGLTADLSLAGRACNTYGTDLEKLRLEVTYETDNRIHVKIQDTNDAVFQVPESVFPRPKGSGSNAKRSALEFKYKTNPFSFSVVRRKTGEVLFDTSAAPLVFESQYLRLRTKLPNNPNLYGLGEHWDPFRLNTTNYIRTMWSQDSFATPEGANLYGSHPVYYEHRKTGTHGVFFLNSNGMDIKIDKDKSGQFLEYNTIGGVFDFYFMAGPTPIDVARQYAEVAGLPAMMPYWGLGYHNCRYGYRDIYEVAEVVYNYSQAQIPLEVMWTDIDYMDQRRVFSNDPERFPMPVYRSLVDHLHKNQQKYIVMVDPAVGYADYPAYHRGVEDSIFLKRDNGSEYLGVVWPGVSVFPDWFSTNITTYWNNEFSLFFSRDTGVDIDGLWIDMNEPSNFPCFFPCSDPFAAAVGFPPTPPPVRSHSERPLPGWPCEFQPEGTQCKRDEVPQIAAPAARDVVPLSNPHAGPVTKWKGLPGRDLLFPKYSIHNKAAYMDSWNADKGGISNKTVNTNTIHENGLAEYDVHNLYGSMMSTFSSDAMLARRPGLRPLVITRSTFAGAGASVGKWLGDNVADWAAYRGTIRAMMAFAAIYQVPMVGADVCGFAGSTTEELCARWATLGAFAPFYRNHNEYPPAISQEFYRWESVTKAARKAIDIRYRLLDYIYTAMHKQTVDGTPLINPVFYLYPNDANTFGLENQYFYGPGLLVAPVTQEGSTSVEVYLPKDIFYDFYTHKKIQGQGRTIRLANQGLSDIPLFLRGGVIVPARVKSAMTTTGVREQNFELLVPVGADGTATGTLYLDDGVSVEQKGTTEITFRYARGVLTAKGKFGFQTKVKITKVTVIGAGKRKRDETVETTVEVEQPLTGEFEITIGDLE; encoded by the exons ATGATCGGACCTCGTCTTCTGGGTCTCGGGCTGTTGGCCGGGCTCAGCTCGGCCGCCATCGCGCCCAaggctgtcgctgtcgctgtcgctgtcgaACGCCCTTTGAGCGAGTGCCCTGGCTACAAAGCCTCCCACGTCAAGACCACCTCATCCGGGCTCACGGCCGACCTGTCGCTGGCCGGTCGCGCGTGCAACACCTACGGAACGGACTTGGAGAAACTCCGTCTCGAGGTCACCTACGAGACTG ATAACCGCATCCACGTCAAGATTCAGGACACCAACGATGCTGTCTTCCAGGTCCCGGAATCTGTGTTTCCTCGTCCCAAGGGCTCTGGATCGAACGCTAAGCGGTCGGCGTTGGAATTCAAGTACAAGACGAATCCCTTTTCGTTCTCAGTCGTCCGGCGCAAGACCGGTGAGGTTCTGTTTGacacctccgccgccccccTCGTCTTCGAGTCCCAGTACCTGCGCCTGAGAACCAAGcttcccaacaaccccaacctgTATGGCCTCGGTGAGCACTGGGATCCGTTCCGTCTCAATACCACCAACTACATCCGCACGATGTGGTCCCAGGACTCGTTTGCCACGCCTGAGGGGGCAAATTTGTATGGCAGCCATCCCGTGTACTACGAGCACAGGAAGACGGGCACTCACGGCGTCTTTTTCCTCAACTCTAACGGCATGGACATCAAGATCGACAAGGACAAATCAGGACAGTTCCTCGAGTACAACACCATCGGAGGCGTGTTTGACTTTTACTTCATGGCCGGCCCAACCCCGATTGACGTTGCGCGCCAGTATGCCGAGGTCGCGGGACTCCCCGCCATGATGCCGTACTGGGGTCTGGGTTACCACAACTGCAGGTATGGCTACCGTGACATCTATGAGGTCGCCGAGGTAGTATACAACTACAGCCAAGCCCAGATTCCCCTCGAGGTCATGTGGACAGATATCGACTACATGGACCAGAGAAGGGTGTTTTCCAACGACCCCGAGAGGTTCCCGATGCCCGTCTACCGAAGTCTTGTTGACCACCTCCACAAGAACCAGCAGAAATATATCGTGATGGTCGATCCCGCTGTCGGATACGCCGATTATCCTGCTTATCATCGTGGTGTCGAGGACAGCATCTTTCTCAAGCGCGACAACGGATCCGAGTATCTTGGTGTCGTCTGGCCTGGTGTCTCCGTCTTTCCTGACTGGTTCTCTACGAACATTACCACGTACTGGAATAACGAGTTTTCTCTGTTCTTCTCCAGAGACACCGGTGTCGATATCGACGGCCTCTGGATCGACATGAACGAGCCCTCCAATTTCCCCTGCTTCTTCCCCTGCAGCGATCCCTTCGCGGCTGCCGTCGGTTTCCCGCCCACCCCGCCACCTGTGCGCAGCCACTCCGAGCGCCCTCTCCCAGGCTGGCCGTGTGAATTCCAGCCAGAGGGCACCCAGTGCAAGCGCGATGAAGTGCCCCAGATCGCGGCTCCAGCTGCTCGGGATGTTGTCCccctcagcaacccccaCGCCGGTCCCGTGACCAAGTGGAAGGGTCTTCCCGGTCGTGACCTGTTGTTCCCCAAGTATTCCATCCACAACAAGGCCGCCTACATGGATTCGTGGAACGCTGACAAGGGCGGCATCTCCAACAAGACCGTGAACACAAACACCATTCACGAGAACGGCCTCGCCGAGTACGATGTCCACAACCTTTACGGCTCCATGATGTCAACCTTTTCCAGCGATGCCATGCTTGCCAGACGTCCCGGTCTTCGCCCTCTGGTCATCACTCGTTCCACCTTTGCCGGCGCCGGCGCTTCAGTCGGTAAGTGGCTGGGAGACAACGTTGCCGATTGGGCTGCTTATCGCGGAACCATCCGAGCCATGATGGCATTTGCCGCCATCTACCAGGTTCCCATGGTCGGTGCTGATGTGTGCGGTTTCGCTGGCTCGACCACGGAGGAGCTCTGCGCCCGCTGGGCCACCCTTGGTGCCTTCGCTCCGTTCTACCGCAACCACAACGAGTACCCCCCTGCCATCTCGCAGGAGTTCTACCGCTGGGAGAGCGTTACCAAGGCCGCCCGCAAAGCCATTGATATCCGCTACCGCCTTCTCGATTACATCTATACCGCCATGCACAAGCAGACCGTTGACGgcacccccctcatcaaccccgTCTTCTACCTGTACCCCAACGACGCCAACACGTTCGGCCTTGAGAACCAGTACTTCTATGGCCCTGGCCTCCTCGTGGCACCTGTCACCCAGGAGGGCTCCACCAGCGTCGAGGTGTACCTCCCCAAGGATATCTTCTATGATTTCTACACCCACAAGAAGATCCAGGGTCAAGGTCGCACCATCCGCCTCGCGAATCAAGGTCTGTCCGACATTCCCCTCTTCCTTCGGGGCGGTGTTATTGTTCCAGCCCGCGTCAAGTCGGCCATGACCACCACCGGGGTCCGTGAGCAGAACTTTGAGCTTCTCGTGCCCGTTGGTGCCGATGGCACTGCCACAGGTACTCTCTACCTTGATGACGGTGTTAGCGTCGAGCAGAAGGGCACTACCGAGATTACTTTCCGCTACGCCCGCGGTGTCTTGACGGCCAAGGGCAAGTTTGGCTTCCAGACCAAGGTCAAGATCACCAAGGTCACCGTCATTGGAGCTGGCAAGCGCAAGAGAGATGAGACGGTCGAGAcgacggtggaggttgagcaGCCGCTCACTGGGGAGTTTGAGATTACCATTGGCGATTTGGAGTAA
- a CDS encoding uncharacterized protein (EggNog:ENOG503P12J; COG:S) has product MEPSSKRRRLAPKVADPPVLPPHVPASVPVPVPVPASAPPHTQAQPPPHGFPQEQLPPPHYAPTESVAPPPERHEFEAFARHLQDAAMHIHQQTLKPQHTSVSVLMLRWEDDTSVEQDLLALEKVFIERYNYHTDKWAIPTVPNPSIKLGVQMASFLDNARPDHLLIIYYAGHGYVGSDNQLYWACNAREDAAKLKWDGVRCLFEDAQSEILLLLDSCAIPNAPMAGSNVAKQAIAAYTPEQTPFEPGPRSFTASLTDTLHKLSLTSRPFSAQRLFDDLRQQRQHESAQALVRLANGGSKQPVAHERIPALFTLTHTRGHGIILVPLDPKAAQLQSPPQSADTDLQGTWKSGRNDRPLSSEEVMGLTFDEQRVLVCTTFVGEASPDMAFFNQWLHNTPPAASKIKVEGMFLGPPTMLLISMPNSVWNVVQHDKVCCFLGSIGSHNMIHLYERLVNQAANGSLQPKELDENRTAFEARPPAKGSPSATRREQAVAQFVPIQQETPGRQADSRSQPAVVNGGAISAPPPAPQGQQPSAVPQEEVEESAEMKEAAEQLKALSHVRHVSDDGLSAHDPSNTRIGDSIAVRHAGDPGSPPVEVAGPTADEIQYAPEYGTPTAKSKARRPLQKQTPKQDTLCDLCSHAPFKDSSSLRKHVAAAHTRPFPCAFSFAGCPSTFGSKNEWKRHIASQHLCLQYYRCSSCPQSSPDGKGNEFNRKDLFTQHLRRMHAPFAIKKSIAKGDSKLQVEWETHVKEMQASCLVTRRQPPQRSACPKQDCQSVFEGPGSWDEWTEHVGRHMEKGEAQQMGVDSLLSDWALEEGIIERVEDGEYKLTSGNGNGNGVAERDSNGHGNGSGSSNSNTNNSFLVDGGKREDEDPSITVAITLPMADDMEVD; this is encoded by the exons atggagCCTTCTTCCAAACGCCGGAGGCTTGCCCCCAAAGTCGCCGATCCGCCCGTCCTGCCTCCTCACGTTCCGGCGTCCGTCCCGGTCCCGGTCCCGGTCCCGGCTTCAGCACCTCCACATACTCAGGCGCAGCCTCCGCCACACGGTTTCCCCCAAGAACAG cttccacctcctcactaTGCGCCCACCGAGTCTGTTGCGCCGCCACCCGAGCGGCACGAGTTCGAGGCTTTTGCTCGGCATCTCCAAGATGCCGCCATGCACATCCACCAGCAAACACTGAAGCCACAGCATACCAGCGTGTCGGTGCTCATGCTGCGATGGGAGGATGACACTTCCGTGGAGCAGGACCTGCTGGCATTGGAAAAGGTGTTTATTGAGCGTTACAACTATCACACTGACAAGTGGGCAATCCCCACGGTACCAAATCCAAGCATCAAGCTCGGTGTTCAGATGGCCTCGTTTCTGGACAATGCCCGCCCAGATCATCTCTTGATTATATATTATGCTGGCCATGGCTATGTTGGTTCCGACAACCAACTGTACTGGGCCTG CAATGCTCGTGAGGATGCTGCCAAGCTGAAGTGGGACGGTGTCCGGTGCCTGTTTGAGGATGCACAGTCCGAAATACTGCTCCTCCTTGACTCATGTGCCATCCCCAATGCGCCCATGGCTGGGAGCAACGTAGCCAAGCAAGCCATTGCGGCATACACCCCAGAGCAGACCCCCTTTGAGCCCGGCCCTCGCTCATTTACCGCCTCTTTGACCGACACACTTCACAAGCTGAGTCTCACGAGTCGCCCTTTTAGTGCTCAACGATTATTCGATGATCTTCGACAACAAAGACAGCATGAGAGCGCACAAGCTCTGGTCAGACTGGCCAACGGGGGCAGCAAGCAACCCGTGGCCCATGAAAGGATACCTGCTTTGTTTACGCTTACCCACACTAGGGGGCATGGAATCATTCTGGTACCTCTGGACCCCAAAGCCGCCCAGCTTCAGTCGCCTCCCCAGTCTGCAGACACGGATCTTCAGGGTACGTGGAAGTCCGGCCGTAACGACCGGCCCTTGAGCTctgaggaggtgatgggccTGACGTTTGACGAACAAAGAGTCTTGGTGTGTACCACGTTTGTTGGCGAGGCGAGTCCCGACATGGCGTTTTTTAATCAGTGGCTTCACAACACGCCTCCTGCAGCGTCAAAAATCAAGGTGGAAGGCATGTTCCTGGGCCCTCCCACGATGCTTCTCATATCCATGCCCAACAGCGTGTGGAATGTTGTTCAGCACGACAAGGTGTGCTGCTTCCTGGGCTCCATTGGGTCACATAATATGATCCACCTTTACGAGCGACTGGTAAATCAGGCTGCCAACGGTTCGCTGCAGCCAAAAGAGCTAGATGAGAACCGCACGGCGTTCGAAGCTCGCCCACCTGCCAAGGGTAGTCCATCCGCTACTCGGCGCGAGCAAGCTGTGGCTCAGTTCGTCCCCATTCAACAGGAAACACCGGGGCGTCAGGCGGATTCACGTTCACAACCGGCAGTGGTCAACGGGGGGGCGATATCAGCGCCACCTCCGGCACCCCAAGGCCAGCAGCCTTCCGCTGTCCCCCaggaagaggtggaggaatCAGCTGAAATGAAAGAAGCGGCAGAGCAGCTCAAAGCACTGAGCCACGTCCGTCACGTTAGTGATGACGGCCTATCGGCCCACGATCCCTCAAACACACGAATAGGGGACAGCATCGCCGTGCGACATGCCGGCGATCCCGGATCGCCCCCAGTTGAAGTGGCTGGGCCAACGGCCGACGAGATCCAATATGCCCCCGAATATGGGACTCCTACCGCTAAGTCCAAAGCTCGGAGGCCCCTGCAGAAACAAACTCCCAAGCAGGATACCCTTTGTGACCTCTGCAGTCATGCACCTTTCAAGGATTCCTCGTCGCTCCGAAAGCATGTCGCTGCCGCCCACACAAGACCCTTTCCTTGTGCCTTCTCCTTCGCCGGCTGCCCGAGCACATTTGGCTCCAAAAATGAGTGGAAGAGGCACATCGCATCCCAGCATCTGTGTCTGCAGTATTATCGATGCTCTTCGTGTCCGCAGAGCAGTCCCGATGGCAAAGGCAACGAGTTCAACCGCAAGGACTTGTTCACGCAACATCTTCGGCGGATGCATGCTCCGTTCGCCATCAAAAAGTCCATCGCCAAGGGCGACAGCAAACTGCAAGTGGAATGGGAAACTCATGTCAAGGAGATGCAGGCCTCTTGTTTGGTGACGAGGAggcaaccaccacaacgcTCGGCCTGTCCGAAACAAGACTGCCAAAGTGTTTTTGAAGGACCCGGGTCCTGGGATGAGTGGACCGAACACGTCGGCCGCCACATGGAAAAGGGTGAGGCCCAGCAAATGGGCGTTGACAGCCTACTGTCTGATTGGGCGCTGGAGGAAGGTATCATTGAACGAGTGGAGGACGGGGAATACAAGCTTACAagtgggaatgggaatggaaACGGGGTTGCTGAGAGGGACTCCAACGGTCACGGcaacggcagcggcagcagcaacagcaataCCAACAACTCTTTTttggtggatggtgggaagagggaggacgAAGACCCGTCCATCACTGTAGCGATAACGTTGCCGATGGCTGACGATATGGAGGTGGATTGA
- the ERC1 gene encoding ethionine resistance protein (EggNog:ENOG503NUM1; COG:V): MCDVPARRAGQSAHLHSPMFGSAWGLVISLAAMSIGCRGKGRQIHPAHRLEISDIETTGSRCRTLYLSISSHHHRGSSFQLLYSNWPPCMMAHDGVAHRAEASDHPPNERTSLLTKPASVYSSSSDTGHAASSEIFMLPQYRLWLDELWLLTRTSLPVILAYILQNSLQTVSVLIVGRLSPEALATAAFSYMFAMATAWLIALGGTTALDTLASSSFTGSSNKHDLGVLLQRGLVILTSFYAVVAIIWAFSEHLFRALGQEEFICVQSSKFLRYLIPGGLGYVWFEAMKKYLQAQEIYRPGTYVLLLTSPMNALLNWLFIHRLGFGLYGAPMATGISYWSSFLLLVAYAAFVRGKECWGGIDVRRAVSHMGPFAHLALMGVVHVGTEWWAFEIVALAAGRLGTIPLAAQSVIMTADQIINTIPFGLGVAASARVGNLLGAHNSRGAAQAAHSAAILSTIAGTLILIILMASRNVFGRIFNDDERVVKLVAEVMPYVALFQIADGLNGSCGGALRGMGRQWVGAVVNLISYYGGALPGGIYLAFHGWGLVGLWVGQCVALYLVGALEWVIVGVSNWETEVERAIARLEAGGLGNSDGGLESV; the protein is encoded by the exons ATGTGTGACGTTCCTGCAAGACGAGCAGGACAGTCCGCTCATCTTCATTCTCCAATGTTTGGCTCCGCGTGGGGCCTGGTTATCAGCTTAGCTGCAATGTCTATAGGCTGTCGAGGAAAGGGGCGACAAATCCACCCGGCTCATCGACTGGAGATCTCCGACATCGAAACAACCGGCTCAAGATGCCGGACCCTATATCTGAGCATTTCCTCCCACCATCATCGGGGAAGTTCGTTCCAACTCCTGTACAGCAACTGGCCGCCGTGCATGATGGCACACGATGGCGTTGCCCACAGGGCAGAGGCCTCTGATCACCCTCCGAACGAAAGAACATCCCTCTTGACAAAGCCGGCATCGGTATAttcgtcatcatcagacACCGGACACGCTGCTTCATCCGAAATCTTCATGCTCCCTCAATACCGGCTATGGCTCGACGAATTGTGGCTGCTCACACGCACGTCGCTTCCCGTCATCCTCGCGTACATATTGCAGAACTCGTTGCAGACAGTCTCGGTGCTCATTGTCGGCCGGTTGAGTCCCGAGGCTCTTGCTACAGCCGCCTTTTCGTACATGTTCGCCATGGCCACGGCGTGGCTGATTGCTCTTGGCGGCACGACTGCTCTGGATACACTCGCATCAAGCAGTTTTACCGGCTCGTCCAACAAACACGATCTGGGTGTCCTGCTGCAGCGAGGCCTGGTGATCTTGACCTCTTTCTATGCGGTTGTGGCCATCATATGGGCCTTTTCTGAACACTTGTTTCGCGCTCTAGGCCAAGAGGAGTTTATCTGCGTACAGAGCTCCAAGTTTCTCCGGTATCTGATCCCCGGCGGTCTCGGTTATGTCTGGTTTGAGGCCATGAAGAAATACTTGCAGGCGCAAG AAATCTACCGACCAGGAACATACGTGCTGTTGCTCACCTCTCCGATGAACGCACTGCTCAACTGGCTCTTCATCCACCGGCTGGGATTCGGTCTGTATGGCGCCCCCATGGCCACCGGCATATCATACTGGAGCTCATTCCTCTTGCTTGTGGCGTATGCTGCCTTTGTGCGGGGGAAGGAGTGCTGGGGAGGCATTGACGTCCGAAGAGCCGTCTCCCACATGGGACCTTTCGCTCACCTTGCGCTCATGGGCGTTGTACATGTCGGGACAGAATGGTGGGCTTTCGAGATCGTTGCACTTGCAGCGGGCCGTCTGGGGACAATTCCTCTGGCGGCACAATCCGTCATCATGACCGCGGACCAGATCATCAACACAATCCCGTTCGGCCTTGGCGTCGCTGCTTCGGCGAGGGTTGGAAACCTCCTCGGCGCACACAATTCGAGGGGAGCGGCCCAGGCTGCTCACTCAGCCGCCATCCTCAGCACGATAGCAGGGACTTTGATCTTGATAATACTCATGGCCTCACGCAACGTCTTTGGGCGAATCTTCAACGACGATGAGCGGGTGGTGAAGCTCGTGGCTGAAGTGATGCCGTATGTAGCCTTGTTCCAAATCGCCGACGGGCTCAACGGATCCTGCGGCGGTGCACTGCGCGGCATGGGCCGGCAATGGGTTGGAGCTGTGGTGAACCTGATCAGCTACTACGGAGGGGCGCTCCCCGGCGGCATCTACCTTGCCTTCCACGGATGGGGTCTCGTCGGACTATGGGTCGGGCAGTGCGTTGCGCTGTATCTAGTCGGGGCTCTAGAGTGGGTAATTGTGGGGGTGAGCAACTGGGAGACAGAGGTTGAGAGGGCCATCGCCAGGTTGGAAGCTGGGGGGCTTGGCAACTCGGATGGCGGTTTGGAGTCGGTGTAA